In Fusobacterium nucleatum, the genomic stretch TCAGTATTTATTTTGATTTTAGTTTTAATACCAAGCATAAAATTGAATATACAACAGATAAAAACTTATTCTAAGATAAAAAATTTTGATAGTGAATTACATTTTTTTGCTTCTTTAAATAATTATTTAAAAGCAGAAAATATAATAAATTCTCACTTAGAATTTAATAATTATTCTGATTTTATAACAACATTTAATAATTTTGGAAATTCCTTTCAAAATCTTAAAAATAAAAATTTTAATCTAATAATAGATATAGAAAAAACAGAAGTAGATTTTTCAAACAGGAAAGAAAAGGCAAATTTAATTAAAGTAGAATATAGAGGAAACAAAAAAATTTATAAAAATACTCTTTTAAAATTTGAGGAATAAAATGTATATAAATAAAAATAAAGCCCTATCATTCATTGAAATAACCATAGCAGTAACAATTTTGTTAGCAGTTAGTTTTGTAAGCTTAATTACATTCTATTCAATGAATAAAAGTTTTTTAGTTATGAACAGCACCTACAAAAGAGAAAAAGAAATAATGACTTTTAGAGATTTAGTAACAAGTCATATAAAATGGAATGAAAGCCTTGAAATAAGAGTTACTAATATTTCAAAATCTAATCCTATAAATAGTTTAGGAGATTTATTTTTAAAACCTAGTGAAAAAGAGGGAAATTTATTGGTATTAAAAATAAAAAATTATAATGAAACGGAAAAGAAAGTAGAAAAATATTATAGATGTTTTTTGTTTTATGAAGATAAAGCTAGTTTGAGTTATTTTGATG encodes the following:
- a CDS encoding type II secretion system protein, whose product is MNKNKAFSLMEVIVSVFILILVLIPSIKLNIQQIKTYSKIKNFDSELHFFASLNNYLKAENIINSHLEFNNYSDFITTFNNFGNSFQNLKNKNFNLIIDIEKTEVDFSNRKEKANLIKVEYRGNKKIYKNTLLKFEE
- a CDS encoding type II secretion system protein, which gives rise to MYINKNKALSFIEITIAVTILLAVSFVSLITFYSMNKSFLVMNSTYKREKEIMTFRDLVTSHIKWNESLEIRVTNISKSNPINSLGDLFLKPSEKEGNLLVLKIKNYNETEKKVEKYYRCFLFYEDKASLSYFDDSNIHSLVNIFNGTVILENCTGKFMIENNILKVYLKDKQKGKEYEEILYYKQK